In the Aestuariirhabdus haliotis genome, CGCTACAACAATCCAAGAAGAACCTGGCAGTACACAAACGAGTTTAAAACCAAAGCCGTTCAGTTGAGTCTGACGGATGGCATTCAAGTTCAAGAAGTTGCCAAAACACTGGGCATTCACCCTATGATGCTGTCACGATGGCGTAAGGAATACAGAGAAGGAAAGATCGTGGCCGATAGATGCAAGAAACTCACCGGTATCAATAAAGAGAAAAAAGAACTCACTAAGCTTAAGCTGTTAGAAAAAGAAAATGCCCGCCTTCGAGAGGAGCTTGACCTGCTAAAAAAGTGGTAACGGTTTCTTGCGGAGAAACATCAGAACAGTATCGAGTCATCCAGAAGT is a window encoding:
- a CDS encoding transposase, which translates into the protein MSRYNNPRRTWQYTNEFKTKAVQLSLTDGIQVQEVAKTLGIHPMMLSRWRKEYREGKIVADRCKKLTGINKEKKELTKLKLLEKENARLREELDLLKKW